From Rutidosis leptorrhynchoides isolate AG116_Rl617_1_P2 unplaced genomic scaffold, CSIRO_AGI_Rlap_v1 contig444, whole genome shotgun sequence, the proteins below share one genomic window:
- the LOC139883753 gene encoding cytosolic sulfotransferase 15-like, with protein sequence MWTREHFKAKPSDIFLITIPKCGTTWLKALVFSIVNRTRFDFSSHPLLTHNPHDLVPFLEHKLFRSPPIGDPEILPSPRILASHIPYNLLPQSIIEDSLGSCKIVHICRDPKDVFVSLWHFANSFRHDGFSPMSLEEGFDLFCKGISFFGPIWDNTLGYWKASLESPNKVLFLKYEDMKENTFFHVKKLANFLDRPFTHEEEENGVIQEIIKLCSFETISNLEVNKTGIHRNQIKNSVFFRKGVTGDWKNYLTLEMADQIDSIVEQRLKGTGLTFKEPSY encoded by the coding sequence ATGTGGACTCGAGAACACTTCAAGGCTAAACCTAGTGATATTTTCTTGATCACCATTCCGAAGTGTGGTACAACTTGGCTTAAGGCTCTTGTTTTCTCAATTGTGAACCGAACCCGGTTCGATTTTTCATCTCACCCGTTGCTCACTCATAATCCACACGACTTAGTTCCTTTCCTGGAACATAAGCTTTTTAGGTCACCCCCTATTGGTGATCCTGAAATCCTTCCTTCTCCGAGAATCTTAGCCTCTCACATACCTTACAATTTGTTGCCACAAAGCATTATTGAAGATTCTTTAGGATCATGTAAGATTGTCCATATTTGCAGGGATCCTAAAGACGTGTTTGTGTCCTTATGGCACTTCGCGAATTCATTCCGACACGATGGGTTCTCACCCATGTCATTAGAGGAAGGGTTTGACTTGTTTTGTAAAGGAATCTCTTTTTTCGGACCAATTTGGGACAATACGCTGGGATACTGGAAAGCAAGCTTAGAGTCTCCGAACAAAGTATTGTTCTTGAAATATGAAGACATGAAAGAGAACACCTTTTTTCATGTCAAGAAATTGGCAAACTTCTTGGATCGACCTTTCACTCACGAAGAAGAGGAAAATGGGGTGATACAAGAGATCATAAAGTTGTGTAGTTTTGAGACAATAAGCAACTTGGAGGTGAATAAAACTGGAATTCACCGCAACCAAATCAAAAACAGTGTATTTTTCAGAAAAGGCGTCACGGGAGATTGGAAGAATTATCTTACATTGGAGATGGCGGATCAAATTGATTCTATTGTGGAGCAGAGACTAAAGGGTACTGGCTTGACATTTAAAGAACCATCTTATTAA